The segment AAAACACTAATTATTTCAGGAGAAATTATCATGGCAGATCGTAGCGGAATCATTACTCTTCATGGCAATGGACTGACCCTGGCCGGCAACGAGGTCAAGGTGGGGCAAGCGGCCCCGGACTTCACCGTGCTGGACAATGGCCTGGCCCCCAAGACCCTCGCCGACTACAAGGGCAAGGTGCTCATCCTGTCCGCCGTGCCATCTTTGGACACTCCCACCTGCGACATGGAAACCCGCCGCTTCAACACCGAAGCCGCAGCCCTTGGTGAAGATGTCGAGATTCTGACCTTCTCCATGGACCTGCCCTTTGCCCAGAAGCGTTGGTGCGGTGCCGCAGGTGTGGATCAGGTCGCGACTCTCTCCGACCACCGTGACGCCTCCTTTGGCGAGGCCTATGGCCTGATCATCAAGGAACTGCGTCTGCTTGCCCGCGCCGTGCTGGTCGTGGACAAGGCCGGGACCATCACCTACCTGGAGATCGTTTCCGAGGTGGGCGACGAGCCCAACTATGATGCCGCCATTGCTGCAGCCAAGGCCGCTTTGTAAGGAGAGCGCAAACGGTTGGGAATAGGCACTAGCTGCGTTAAGTGAAGCCTTTGCGAGTCTTCGAGCTTAGTCTTCACTTACGCCTTAGGTGCGCCGCGAGCCGATTCAAAACCTCGCGTATGTGATATACGCCACAGTCTTGATTGGCTCTTGCGTCTCGCATTCACCCATCCTCAGCCGCTTTACGCTTTGAGGCATATTGATGAAGTTCATGTTGAAGGCCCGTCTCCCAGTGATGCAGGGGGCGGGCCTTTTGTGTTGTTTGGTCTCATAACATATTGTCAAATATATCCTTTCCTGCCCTGTCTTGCCGCCCTGTGCCCTGCACTTAGTGTTTGTGATGGAAAAGTGTTGTGATATGTGAAGGCGAAGTGCCTTTCTATACTTTTCCAGGTGAGGAACCATGAGCGCTTCACCTCTCAACACCACTACCCGAGGCTTGGTAACGCAGATGCCAGCAACGCGAACACGATTTTTCTCCCTGGCGGCCGCCTTGGCTGTGTTTATGGGTTTGCTCGTTCTCGCGGGCTGCGATTCAGGCGATTCTAACGGCAACAAGGGCAAGCGTCCGGTTCCGGTGGAGGTTGCCCCCATCCGGCAGGGACATATCGAGCTCAAGCGCACCTTCAGTGGAACCCTGGAGGCTGCTGCGGAGTTCGTGGTCGCCCCCAAGGT is part of the Desulfovibrio ferrophilus genome and harbors:
- the tpx gene encoding thiol peroxidase, giving the protein MADRSGIITLHGNGLTLAGNEVKVGQAAPDFTVLDNGLAPKTLADYKGKVLILSAVPSLDTPTCDMETRRFNTEAAALGEDVEILTFSMDLPFAQKRWCGAAGVDQVATLSDHRDASFGEAYGLIIKELRLLARAVLVVDKAGTITYLEIVSEVGDEPNYDAAIAAAKAAL